Proteins encoded within one genomic window of Haladaptatus sp. QDMS2:
- a CDS encoding NUDIX hydrolase — translation MSQTPNAEREATRLCERLRADYGDLPNVYEEEVPIPAGRFADFWEYADDGFVRAAGARVTDDQDRLLMLRDRGAPRDWTYPGGGFEPEDDSLEGCAVREVREETGIACEVTDVCLPHRFYYTTENRDDAILTFGVFFDAVATGGSFTTPNDEAVEARWFETPPPLDTIPEMLRPTVEAWDSSG, via the coding sequence GTGTCCCAGACTCCCAACGCCGAGCGCGAAGCCACGCGTCTCTGTGAGCGACTGCGCGCGGACTACGGCGACCTTCCTAACGTGTACGAAGAGGAGGTGCCGATTCCCGCCGGCCGCTTCGCCGACTTCTGGGAGTACGCAGACGATGGGTTCGTCCGGGCGGCGGGCGCGCGAGTGACCGACGACCAGGACCGCCTGCTCATGTTGCGCGACCGGGGTGCGCCGCGCGACTGGACGTATCCTGGCGGCGGGTTCGAACCCGAGGACGATTCGCTCGAAGGCTGCGCCGTCCGCGAGGTGCGCGAGGAGACGGGCATCGCGTGTGAGGTGACCGACGTCTGTCTTCCACACCGCTTTTACTACACGACCGAGAATCGCGACGACGCGATTCTCACCTTCGGCGTCTTCTTCGACGCCGTGGCGACCGGCGGGTCGTTCACGACGCCAAACGACGAAGCCGTCGAGGCGCGCTGGTTCGAGACGCCGCCACCGCTCGACACCATCCCCGAGATGCTTCGCCCCACGGTCGAAGCGTGGGACTCGTCCGGCTAG
- a CDS encoding FAD-dependent oxidoreductase, with product MEPREVTVAANRRVGPDTVALDLETPEGFSAEPGQFVKLTLEVEGEPVSRFYTLSSPSVADTFEITVGIDPEGDVAPHLEALEAGDVVQIAGPFGNDYYEGESRVVILAGGPGVGAAIGIAERAVAEGGEAGLVYQDDAPVHEDRLAALTEKGAAVHILTDDEDMTDAVASVLTGDEQLFIYGFADFLDAATTALQEAGADPETAKVENFG from the coding sequence ATGGAACCACGTGAAGTGACCGTCGCGGCGAACCGTCGCGTCGGCCCAGACACGGTCGCACTGGACTTAGAAACGCCCGAAGGCTTCAGCGCCGAACCCGGCCAGTTCGTCAAACTCACCCTCGAAGTCGAGGGCGAACCCGTCTCTCGCTTTTACACCCTCTCTTCTCCCAGCGTGGCCGACACCTTCGAAATTACGGTGGGCATCGACCCAGAAGGCGACGTTGCCCCGCACCTGGAGGCGCTCGAAGCGGGCGACGTCGTCCAGATTGCCGGCCCGTTCGGCAACGACTACTACGAAGGCGAATCGCGCGTCGTCATCCTCGCGGGCGGCCCCGGCGTCGGTGCCGCAATCGGCATCGCAGAGCGCGCCGTCGCCGAGGGCGGCGAAGCCGGACTCGTCTACCAGGACGACGCACCGGTCCACGAGGACCGCCTCGCCGCGCTCACCGAGAAGGGGGCCGCGGTCCACATCCTCACAGACGACGAGGACATGACCGACGCCGTCGCCTCGGTGCTCACCGGCGATGAACAACTGTTCATCTACGGATTCGCAGACTTCCTGGACGCCGCGACGACTGCGCTCCAGGAGGCCGGTGCAGACCCGGAAACGGCCAAGGTCGAGAACTTCGGCTGA